A stretch of the Sulfurimonas sp. HSL3-1 genome encodes the following:
- a CDS encoding DegT/DnrJ/EryC1/StrS family aminotransferase, whose translation MKINFIDLQAQYQAYKEEIDREVGEVMASAQFIGGPKLQKLESDLAAYTGAAHAIGCSSGTDALLLALMALDIKAGDEVITTPFTFIATAEVIAFLGAKAVFVDIDEATYNIDAALIEDAITERTKAIIPVSLYGQCADMDAVNAIAAKHGLPVIEDACQSFGAEYKGKKSCNLSTIGCTSFFPSKPLGAYGDGGAVFTSDDALAEKIRMLLNHGQNERYKHKYIGINGRLDAIQAAVLNVKLAHFDDEVEARMRIGAAYSGKLANANVVTPAVMEERTSVYAQYSVRVKHREAVAAALNAKGIPTAVHYPMPLHLQEAFAPLGYKPGDFPVSERVSEEIMSLPMSPYLTAEQQDFIVTALEENA comes from the coding sequence ATGAAAATCAATTTTATCGATCTGCAGGCGCAGTATCAGGCATACAAAGAGGAGATCGACCGCGAAGTCGGCGAGGTCATGGCATCGGCCCAGTTCATCGGCGGGCCGAAACTGCAGAAACTTGAGAGCGACCTGGCCGCCTACACCGGCGCCGCGCACGCCATCGGCTGCAGCAGCGGCACCGACGCCCTGCTGCTGGCCCTCATGGCCCTCGACATCAAAGCCGGCGACGAGGTCATCACCACCCCCTTCACCTTTATTGCCACGGCGGAAGTGATCGCCTTCCTCGGCGCCAAGGCGGTCTTTGTCGACATCGACGAAGCGACCTACAACATCGACGCCGCGCTGATCGAAGACGCCATCACCGAACGCACCAAGGCGATCATCCCCGTCTCGCTCTACGGGCAGTGCGCCGACATGGACGCCGTCAACGCCATCGCCGCCAAACACGGCCTCCCCGTTATCGAGGACGCCTGCCAGAGCTTCGGGGCCGAGTACAAAGGCAAAAAGTCCTGTAACCTCTCCACGATCGGCTGTACCTCCTTCTTCCCGTCCAAACCGCTGGGCGCCTACGGGGACGGCGGTGCCGTCTTTACCAGTGACGACGCTCTGGCGGAAAAGATCCGCATGCTGCTCAACCACGGCCAGAACGAGCGCTACAAGCACAAGTACATCGGCATCAACGGCCGCCTCGACGCCATCCAGGCGGCGGTCCTTAATGTCAAGCTCGCCCACTTCGACGATGAAGTCGAGGCGCGAATGCGCATCGGTGCGGCCTACAGCGGAAAGCTCGCCAACGCGAACGTCGTTACCCCTGCCGTCATGGAAGAACGTACCAGCGTCTACGCCCAGTACTCCGTCCGCGTCAAGCACCGCGAAGCCGTCGCCGCGGCCCTGAACGCCAAAGGCATCCCGACGGCGGTCCACTACCCCATGCCGCTGCACCTGCAGGAAGCCTTCGCACCGCTGGGCTACAAACCCGGCGACTTCCCCGTCTCCGAGCGTGTCAGCGAAGAGATCATGTCCCTGCCGATGAGCCCCTACCTCACCGCGGAGCAGCAGGACTTCATCGTCACCGCCCTGGAGGAGAACGCATGA
- a CDS encoding c-type cytochrome codes for MRFFLLILFAAVAFAAQESDETYERGKTLYFQNGCNNCHGSRAEGTGNYPSLANRAQGFLAYKLQTFRKGVADTPMQEMMIGFAAALSDEDIEAITTFLHDFHDAQTERYDPAFQQWGDGGS; via the coding sequence GTGCGTTTTTTTCTTTTGATTCTTTTCGCGGCCGTTGCATTCGCGGCGCAGGAGAGCGATGAGACCTACGAACGGGGGAAGACCCTCTACTTTCAAAACGGCTGCAACAACTGCCACGGCTCACGGGCCGAGGGGACCGGCAACTACCCCTCCCTCGCCAACCGCGCCCAGGGGTTCCTCGCCTATAAACTCCAGACCTTCCGCAAAGGCGTCGCCGATACGCCGATGCAGGAGATGATGATCGGGTTCGCCGCCGCCCTCAGCGACGAGGACATCGAGGCCATCACGACCTTCCTGCACGACTTTCACGACGCCCAGACGGAACGCTACGACCCGGCCTTCCAGCAGTGGGGGGACGGCGGATCATGA
- a CDS encoding DUF4382 domain-containing protein: protein MKSIYASIAAAALLMAGIAGCGGSSSDSGTLNVALIDAPADFQAVYVTIDKVMVHRADDTNESNATWLTVADVNGTYDLLKLRDGNVSMIGVTNIPAAKYTQMRLVLSAESNDSTVHPYGNYVVIGGTPSELTVPSMVIKESHNFVMAADGNMTMTVDFDANQSIHSTGSNKWMLKPVLHVDTK from the coding sequence ATGAAAAGTATTTACGCAAGTATTGCCGCGGCCGCACTGCTGATGGCCGGGATCGCCGGGTGCGGCGGCAGTTCATCCGACAGCGGGACGCTGAACGTCGCCCTGATCGACGCACCGGCTGATTTTCAAGCCGTCTATGTGACGATTGACAAGGTCATGGTGCACCGTGCGGACGACACCAACGAATCGAACGCGACCTGGCTCACCGTGGCGGACGTCAACGGTACCTACGACCTGCTGAAACTGCGCGACGGCAACGTCTCGATGATCGGCGTCACGAACATCCCGGCGGCTAAGTATACGCAGATGCGTCTGGTCCTCTCCGCTGAGAGCAACGACTCTACGGTTCACCCGTACGGTAACTATGTCGTTATCGGTGGTACTCCCAGCGAACTGACGGTACCGAGCATGGTCATCAAAGAGAGCCACAACTTCGTGATGGCGGCGGACGGCAACATGACGATGACGGTCGACTTCGACGCGAACCAGTCGATCCACTCCACCGGCAGCAACAAGTGGATGCTCAAGCCGGTCCTGCACGTCGATACGAAGTAA
- the lpxB gene encoding lipid-A-disaccharide synthase: protein MKLLVSALEHSANVHLKALKAELGDDVELIGIFDSSLGKPVVDLRSLAIMGFVDALKKLRYFFKLADEMVALAAEADKVLLMDSSGFNLPLAKKIKKRYPDKEIIYYILPQAWAWKRKRIPVLERTIDRLASILPFEKDYYSPQAPIEYVGHPLLDEIAHFKTEAAPTLKRVAFMPGSRKSEIRRLMPVFRELRSRLDAEAVLVVPKHFAKEELNDLYGNLSPFIVAHDAHAALYESDFAFICSGTATLEASLIGTPFVLAYVAKPLDYLIAKSLVKLDYIGLANIMFSRFKGRPLHPELIQNDVTAEALLGAMQALDRQAFLEDAKALRGYLEHGSSARVAHLIEGEQE, encoded by the coding sequence ATGAAGCTGCTCGTTTCCGCCCTCGAACACTCCGCCAATGTCCACCTGAAAGCCCTCAAGGCTGAACTCGGGGACGACGTCGAACTGATCGGCATCTTCGACAGTTCCCTGGGCAAGCCCGTCGTCGACCTGCGCTCCCTGGCGATCATGGGTTTCGTCGACGCCCTGAAAAAGCTGCGCTACTTCTTCAAGCTCGCCGACGAGATGGTCGCGCTCGCCGCCGAGGCCGACAAGGTGCTGCTGATGGACTCGTCGGGCTTCAACCTCCCCCTGGCCAAAAAGATAAAAAAGCGCTACCCCGACAAAGAGATCATCTACTACATCCTCCCCCAGGCCTGGGCGTGGAAACGCAAGCGTATCCCCGTGCTGGAGCGCACCATCGACCGCCTCGCCTCCATCCTCCCCTTCGAGAAGGATTACTACAGCCCGCAGGCCCCCATCGAGTACGTCGGCCACCCGCTGCTTGACGAGATCGCGCACTTCAAAACCGAGGCCGCCCCGACACTCAAACGCGTCGCCTTCATGCCCGGAAGCCGCAAAAGCGAAATACGGCGTCTGATGCCGGTATTCAGGGAACTGCGCTCCCGCCTCGATGCCGAAGCGGTGCTCGTCGTGCCGAAGCATTTTGCGAAAGAAGAGCTGAATGATCTTTACGGTAACCTATCACCGTTTATTGTGGCACACGATGCGCATGCGGCCCTCTACGAGAGCGATTTCGCCTTTATCTGCAGCGGCACCGCGACCCTGGAGGCTTCACTGATCGGTACCCCCTTCGTCCTCGCTTATGTGGCGAAACCGCTGGACTACCTGATCGCAAAAAGTTTGGTCAAACTCGACTACATCGGCCTGGCGAACATCATGTTCTCCCGCTTCAAGGGGCGGCCGCTGCACCCGGAACTGATCCAGAACGACGTGACGGCGGAGGCGCTTTTGGGCGCAATGCAGGCCCTTGATCGGCAGGCATTCCTCGAAGACGCCAAGGCGCTCCGGGGGTACCTCGAGCACGGCAGCAGCGCACGTGTGGCACATCTTATCGAAGGTGAACAGGAATGA
- a CDS encoding Gfo/Idh/MocA family oxidoreductase: MIKIALIGLGSMGRNHYRILHALGEKVEIVALCDVVKNGEFAEPFFTDVDEMLDTAKPDAAIIVVPTFLHKEVALKCIERGVHVFIEKPAASTIEDAKLIAKAVQEAGLKSCVGHVERFNPVVQALKEELEGKEIYTMSITRVGPFPPRIADVGVLTDLSVHDIDLMRFITHRNILEKNIFKSRKIHNHHEDNAVLSFELEDAIVGEILTNWLTPFKKRTIEVACKDAYFEADLITQNLTEYSNFHVNNSYVVRGCHIKKDEPLLKEVEAFITYLETGERGSLATIEDSIITLQVATEA, encoded by the coding sequence ATGATCAAGATCGCCCTCATCGGCCTGGGTTCCATGGGCCGCAACCACTACCGCATCCTCCACGCCCTGGGCGAAAAAGTCGAGATCGTCGCGCTCTGCGACGTCGTGAAAAACGGCGAGTTTGCCGAGCCCTTCTTTACCGACGTCGACGAGATGCTCGACACCGCCAAGCCCGATGCCGCCATCATCGTCGTGCCGACCTTCCTGCACAAAGAGGTCGCGCTCAAGTGTATCGAGCGCGGGGTGCACGTCTTTATCGAAAAACCGGCGGCCTCGACGATCGAAGACGCGAAACTGATCGCTAAGGCTGTCCAAGAGGCGGGGCTGAAAAGCTGCGTCGGCCACGTCGAACGCTTCAACCCCGTCGTCCAGGCGCTCAAAGAGGAGCTCGAGGGCAAGGAGATCTATACGATGTCCATCACCCGCGTCGGCCCCTTCCCGCCGCGCATCGCCGACGTCGGTGTCCTGACCGACCTTTCGGTGCACGACATCGACCTGATGCGCTTCATCACCCACCGCAACATCCTGGAAAAGAACATCTTCAAATCCCGCAAGATCCACAACCACCACGAGGACAACGCGGTACTGAGCTTCGAGCTCGAAGACGCCATCGTCGGCGAGATCCTGACCAACTGGCTCACGCCGTTCAAAAAGCGTACCATCGAGGTCGCCTGCAAGGACGCCTACTTCGAGGCGGACCTGATCACGCAGAACCTCACCGAGTACTCGAACTTCCACGTCAACAACTCCTACGTCGTGCGCGGCTGCCACATCAAGAAGGACGAGCCGCTGCTCAAAGAGGTTGAGGCCTTCATCACCTACCTCGAAACGGGCGAGCGCGGTTCGCTGGCCACGATCGAAGACAGCATCATTACCCTGCAGGTGGCAACCGAAGCATGA
- a CDS encoding dihydroorotase produces MIFENVTICDCDGERVASVRIEEGRITEIAEQIAGDERVDATGKVLLPALVDTNVRLKDGRLTGRHLAELAKAAREGGVGTAVLSPDSTPSVNDAISLEFVQNQRDGCEGARIETTIAATIDDERFSNIAILLKRGAVAPYMTTSISNHLAVRVAEYVKMFGGTLFCRAYDRNLSSNGVMNEGAVAQRLGLVGIPSLGEPVHVARMIEIAREFGIAIVFKSIASPRSLEMISAAKREGVDVRCEVSLHHLLKSDAACEDFNTVAKLDPPLQSEADVTKLREAFEAGAVDMLTLLHQPNSPVNKEVAYADAAYGCESIADALPLLYTKLVASGWIGWERLIALCVREPARTIGRDAGTVGVGSTDLVLFDPRPVRMLENRQSLYNGETLHGTVEKLFTIS; encoded by the coding sequence ATGATTTTTGAAAACGTGACGATTTGCGACTGCGACGGCGAACGCGTCGCTTCCGTACGCATCGAGGAGGGGCGCATCACCGAGATCGCCGAACAGATCGCCGGCGACGAGCGGGTCGATGCCACCGGCAAGGTTCTGCTGCCGGCGCTCGTGGATACGAACGTCCGCCTCAAGGACGGGCGCCTCACGGGCCGCCACCTGGCCGAACTGGCCAAAGCGGCCCGGGAGGGAGGCGTCGGTACGGCGGTCCTCTCCCCGGATTCCACGCCCTCGGTCAATGATGCGATTTCCCTGGAGTTCGTCCAGAACCAGCGTGACGGATGCGAGGGGGCGCGGATCGAAACGACCATCGCCGCGACCATTGACGACGAGCGTTTCAGCAACATCGCCATTCTGCTCAAGCGCGGGGCGGTCGCTCCTTATATGACGACGTCCATCTCCAACCACCTGGCCGTGCGGGTCGCCGAGTACGTCAAGATGTTCGGCGGGACGCTTTTTTGCCGCGCCTACGACCGCAACCTCTCCTCGAACGGGGTGATGAACGAAGGGGCGGTGGCCCAGCGCCTCGGCCTGGTCGGCATCCCGTCGCTCGGCGAACCGGTCCACGTCGCGCGGATGATCGAGATCGCCCGCGAATTCGGGATCGCCATCGTCTTCAAAAGCATCGCCTCTCCGCGCTCCCTCGAGATGATCTCCGCCGCCAAGCGCGAGGGGGTGGACGTGCGCTGCGAAGTGAGCCTGCACCACCTGCTCAAAAGCGACGCGGCGTGCGAAGACTTCAACACCGTCGCCAAGCTCGACCCGCCGCTGCAGTCCGAAGCGGACGTGACAAAGCTGCGCGAAGCTTTCGAAGCCGGGGCGGTCGACATGCTGACCCTGCTGCACCAGCCCAACTCGCCGGTGAACAAAGAGGTCGCCTACGCCGACGCGGCCTACGGCTGCGAGAGCATTGCCGATGCGCTGCCGCTGCTCTACACGAAACTCGTCGCCTCGGGCTGGATCGGCTGGGAACGGCTGATTGCGCTCTGCGTGCGCGAACCGGCCCGCACGATCGGGCGCGACGCCGGCACCGTCGGCGTCGGAAGCACAGACCTGGTGCTCTTCGACCCGCGGCCCGTCCGCATGCTGGAAAACCGTCAGTCGCTCTACAACGGCGAAACCCTTCATGGAACGGTCGAAAAACTCTTCACAATCTCCTAA